Genomic window (Paenibacillus sp. 37):
AAATCAGCCTGCACGTCCGTCGCGCTTTCCAGTTTAAGAAACGAAACAAAGGTGCTCGTTCCATCAAAATGACGCTGGAAGGACAATTTCAAATCATCTGGAATCTCAAGCGCATCCGACGAATTATGAAAAAATATGCGATTGTATGTCCTCATCGAAAAGCGAATCCTTACAAACAAATGATGAAGGCAACCCAGGAGCATCGAACCATGCCTAACCTGTTGCAACGTACCTTTAAACAAGGCATCCCGGGCAAGGTGCTTCTTACGGATATCACCTACTTAAGCTATGGTCAAGGGAAGCGAGCCTACCTGTCGACCATCAAGGATAGTTCAACCAATGAAATTGTAGCCTACTATGTGTCGGAGCGAATGACCATGGATCTGGCGACAAACACATTGCTCCACTTACAGAAAAATCGCAGATTCAAGCGGAGTCAAGATGCCTTCATTCATTCCGATCAAGGAACCCACTACACGCATCCTGATTTTCAAAAGAAAGTGAAACAAATGGGACTTGGACAATCTATGTCTAGACGAGGAAACTGCTGGGATAATGCACCACAGGAGTCGTTCTTTGGCCATTTTAAGGATGAAGTTTCACTGAAAAACTGCACAACTATAGATGGGGTTAAACGAGAAATTAAAGCATATATGATGTACTATAACCACTACAGATACCAGTGGGACTAAAAAAAGATGACCCCTGCACAATACAGAGATCATCTTCTTCAAGCCATATGAGTCTTTTTATAGAAATGTCCTTTACATAGGGTACAGTTTATAATTGCCCGATATTCTTGTAAAGAAAAGATGTCATCAATTAGCCTTTTTTTTCTTGGATCATAATGTACCATAATCAGTCGACATTGTTATTTGAAATTTATGCAGCGTAGGTTTTCTCCATGTTGGTAAAGCTTTAAACGCACTTAATTTATTAAAGGTTGACGCTTCTTCAGTTAAGGCTCCTCCTTCTCTATTTTGAGAAACAAATCCAGCTCCTCCAACGAATAGATATCCCACTGACTTATATAAAAGTCCGATGATTTGGGGACACATCTTCCAGACTCTTCTCTAGCAACCAGTATCCCTCGACGCGGCAGAACCCCTTACTTTTCATAAAATCAAGTTATCGTTCTACTGCTCTATAATGCTAAACATCATTCAGTATTACGCAAAGGATACTGGTTTAACAATTTTTGATCTCTTTTACGAAGCTCATTAAATAATGCTTCATATGCTTCTCGTGGATCCTGTATTTTCAGAGAGACGTTCATATCAATATAATAGTGTGTGGCAGTTCAATAGTATCATTGTAAACGCTGGTCGTGGCAGGACATGCCTGTAACCGGTTAGTTCACCAACAGAATACGATGCTTTAGTTCGAGATTATTCGAGTATAGCCAGTTGGCCCACACAGGATAATTTGGATAAACCTTTCGGGTATGCCTCTCAATTCTTTTAATTCTTCAAGTATAGTAGTTTGAAAAGATTTAATGGTCATCGACATACATATTTCCTCCTAGATTTTCAGAATCTGACCAATTGATGAACGAAAGTAGTTATGAGAAAGCGCAGCGAGATAAATCAGCAACGTAACCTGAACATCTAAGCTTACCTATTAGCTACGTAGTATAGAGCCAAATGATGATCATCTATTACCTCAACCAGCGATGAGTTTTCTAAATCAATTCCTGCCTTCTTTTCAAATACACATACAACACTACGCCAGATACCGCACAGATCACCGCACATAATCCAATGAATCCATATCCCGCCTGAAGCCCGCGCAGCAGTCCCAACTGAGTCGTTGAACCGTATATATTCTTCACACCTTCAATGACCCAGCCAATCACATAGTTACCAATGACACTACCAACCCCCATCAAGGTAACCGTGAACGTAATCGCTGTGTCACTGCCGTTCGGATATCTGCGTGCGATAAACGCCATTACTGTTGGATAGATCATCGCTATACCTGCACCCGAGATGGCAAAGAAGATGGCGAGCCCCTCTCCTCCGACAAGCGCAATAAACGTACAAATGGCCGAGAACGCAGAGAAGATTATCAGCGACAGTACAAATCCGATCCGGTCCGTTAGAGGACCCAGCAGCAAACGTCCAAGCGAGAACGTGAGGAAGAATGCTGACAGTAACCCCGAAGCTTTCACCGTGTCCCACGTATAGGCTTTCTCCAGGAAGTTAACGAGCCAACCCCCAACCGCCAGTTCCGATACCACGCCAAAAGAAAGAATGAGTACCATCAGCCAGATGGCTGGATCACGTGTTAACGTCTTAAGCGAGGTCCGATCTTCATGAGGAAGATCATCTCCCGGAAATTTGCTGCGCAGCGCCGCAATGATTGGTAGCAGACAGAGTGACAACATCACCAGATACATGCCGCGCCAGTCCAGTACGTGTCCGAACACGCTCAACGACATCACCCCTGTCGCCAGCAAAGGCGCCACCGTTGAACTCAGCCCATAGAAGAAATGGGACAGGT
Coding sequences:
- a CDS encoding MFS transporter; this encodes MQLATIFLGFIVFGISENIKGPAIPRIQFDFNLDEKQLGTLLSLNALGYLIACSFTAILVRKWGIKAVSIISFASMILSGVFIYMSHNYPLFASSYFFMYIGNGMLEIALAILGARIFVKNTGTMMNLSHFFYGLSSTVAPLLATGVMSLSVFGHVLDWRGMYLVMLSLCLLPIIAALRSKFPGDDLPHEDRTSLKTLTRDPAIWLMVLILSFGVVSELAVGGWLVNFLEKAYTWDTVKASGLLSAFFLTFSLGRLLLGPLTDRIGFVLSLIIFSAFSAICTFIALVGGEGLAIFFAISGAGIAMIYPTVMAFIARRYPNGSDTAITFTVTLMGVGSVIGNYVIGWVIEGVKNIYGSTTQLGLLRGLQAGYGFIGLCAVICAVSGVVLYVYLKRRQELI